The DNA sequence TAGGGTGGTAAGATATTggaatgatgataatgatggctAGCACGTATGGAATATGACACATTGATTGACTCATTTACCTCACAAAAGCCTTATGAGGTAGGTCCCATTGTTGTCCCCATGGTAGTGATGAAATAGTTGAGGCTTAGGGAGTCAGTGTGACCTGCCGAAGGTCTCccgctagtaagtggtggagcaggattcaaacccagagccCATGTGCTTGATTACTCTGCTACCCTGAAACCTGCTTTTCTTTCCAGGAACTTAAGAATAGGTTTAGGTCCAGATTTGGGTTAGGCTCAACCACGTTGTGGGAAAGAGGCCAGAAGGAATGATCCCAAAGACATTTTCTTGCCTGAGCCTTCTGTAACTTACCCAGCTTATCCCTCTGTAGAACACGAACACCAGCATTACTTCACTCCCCTTTGTGGACACTAAGGGGAAGAAGAATATGGTCAGCTTCCCAAACATTAGCCAAAAAATCCTGCTGAAGCCACCTCTGCTGTATCAGGTGAGCACAGGGCAGCGGACGTGCCCTTGAGCATGCAGGTGAAAGACCTGATTTTGGTCCAAAACCAAGTTTAGAAAGGCCCAGGGTGGTAGGGAAATGCACAGTGTCAGCTTAAGAGTTGAGTTCTAGTCCCGATCTCACTTTTTACAAGAAATATAAACTTAAGCAAATAAGTCACTGACCTTCTCTTATCTACAAAAAGGGCTCTCTGTATGGTTGTCCTGAGGATTCActgagggaaggaaaaatgaagttCTGGTGTATAAATGGTGGAACTatacaaaatattgttttcttcccATGTCACCTACTTTTTCTGTTAAGAACCAGATGAGATAACGTGGGAAAGTGCCAAGTTAAAGAGTGTTGAACACACATAAGTTCAAGTTTATATGCCTTTGCACAAGTCACGTTATCTAGTTGTGATCTGGCCTTTTCAAGCGCAGCAGTAAAAACGGTTCCTGTCTCTTCCTACAGTGAGATGTCACTGTGCTTGTCAACCGCTTACTGTGCTTGCATGGGTCTCTCGGGGAATGACGTGAGTCAGACAGATACTTCCTTTGGGAGAAAGACTGGGAAAACCTTCTGTCTCTTAGTTACTGTTTTCTCCCTAGAGAGATAGAAAACGGGCCCGGATGGATGTGGGTGTCCTTGGCCAGTTAAATGGTTTATGATGGCCAGGACAAGCCTAAGTGGCTCTTTATTGCAAACCTCTTTTTCCGGACAGGAGACTCAAACTCACAGTCGGATGCCATCCTCTGAGCTCAAGGTTTCAGAAATGCCTCTCCACTCTAGCATTAAAGTCCGGCACCCCAAGTCAGAGGAGAAGCCACGGAGGAGGCACAAGGTGCCTCTGACAGCGGCAGGTACGcctgtgggcaggggcagggtgtgTGGGGTGGTTACGGACTGTCAGGGCGTCCGGAGCCGAGCGTAGCTGGAGAGGGCTAAGCTGCCAGGTGCCCGAGTAGTCGATTAAGGCAATGAGCCAAAAGTAGAAGTCACGCCTTTAATCTCTTTCTGAGATCGTACAAGCAAGAGGCTAAACAGGGGAAGCGCCAGCTCCGCATGGTTCCGTTTTCCCCCACGGAATGGCACTAGGCCCGCGTAGACATACCAGCACGGAGGGACTTGTCTCGCTGCCTCGGGGGCCCAAACTAAAGGCTCCTGTTCATTTTATGGGCCCAGGGGCCAGGGGGACAGAAGTGAAGGGGGAAGAGCTAGGAATGGAAAAGTACTGAATGCTActcagagcagagcagaggaggctgaggcaggcctggggctggggggctgggctaGCAATGCAGGGGTGTATGAGAGCGTGGCCGCAGGGTCTCAGTCCTTGGCTGCTGCTCCCTTCGGAGGCTGCACTGCACGGGCTGCACACCCCACGGGGCCTGCCAGGTGAAGCCTTTGTAACTGCCCGTGGCTGGGCCTGAAAAGTCACAGATAGGGTTTTGGCCAGGAGCCAGACTCCTCACAGGGTTCAAAGACTCATAGCCTGTTAGGGTTCAATGGAAGAGAGCCCAGAttgactgagcacctactgtgtgccaacaCCATCCAATGCTTGGAGCTCCTTCTACCACCGCTGTGAAGTTGAAATTGGTTGTCCTCCTCAGGCAATCTCAGGAACTACTCGCAAGGAGGTAGTTTCAGTTTGGAGCTAATTCTACCTTTCCAGAGTTGCTGTCTGCCTCCCTGCTGTCTTAGACCTTCGTTATGTCCTCCGGGCAAGGAACATGCCCTATGCAGCGTACACATGGCTGCCCTTCACATGTATGAAGACAAAGGTCTTGTCCCCCagaagtctgtttttttttttttcctcctcacagTTCCTTCTCCAACTCTAACAGTTTGTCAAATAACAGGGTGCCCTCCGCCCTAATCCTGGTTTCTCTTCTCTGAGAATGTTCCAGTTACCTATTAAAGTGTGAATTTCACCCCCTGACCAAACCAGACCCCCAAAGCGACTCTCCACTGGCCAGTGTGGAGTAGAGAGGTGCTGACACACGGTCCCTGCTGTGGTCTGGGGCACTCGCTGGCTCAGATGGACGTGGGAATGCCCTGGGCCTTCTAAGTTGCATTTATGTTGCTTCTCTGGCCCCTGGGGACATTATAGTTTTCAAAGCCTCTCAAGATAGCCTAGTTGTGGAGACTAATAATTCCACATCAACTTGGGGAAATGCCACCTtaacttctagaatttttaccCACACTGCTCTAACCCGGAGGTCTTTGGGGACTAAATactccccttccctgcctttgTGTTTTCCTCTTGGTTTGTTGAAGTCAATACAAGACCTGACCACATTTCCACCTTGGGAGATTCACTCTGTGAGCCGAGGGGCAGGCTGACTGGCCAGGGGCTGAACGGGGTGCCATCATCTGTGCCCCAGCTTACCTGACAACCCTGCATTTTTCACACAGAGGCCCTCAAGTGTTTTAAGAAACAGCTGTCTGCTTACGAGCAAAGCGAAATCCTGGGCTACGCAGAGGTATGGTTCCTGGGACTTGAAGCCCAGAAGCTCAACGTGGCTGCTGAGAAGTTCAACAAGACATGTTTTGATGATGAACATGGCTCCTATATGAAGGTGACGGGGAAAGGGGCACCAGGACCTCAGGGGGACTGGGGACAAGAGAAAGTCGAAAGGGAAAAAGCAGGGTGTTTTATTGAGTTTGGTGCTGATATGTCGGGGACTAGATGTCTTGGCAAATTCTAGTAGGTGCTAAACCAAAGAAATACCATgtttataaatggggaaacatGCAATTTAGTATGTAAAATACTCTGCTGGTGGAAGGCTGATTTTCCCCGAGAGTATTTGGGGTAACAGGTTTGCATCCTGGGTGACCTCCCACATCCACCTCCCCTGCACAGCCCGGTGAAAAAGGCCAGACAGATATAAGATGCCATCTCCTCAGCATTCCCTTTTTTATCTCATTATAAGCCCATACAAGGATGCTTTTCTGTTTCATAGTAGATGTCATTTCCCCCACagacaaaaaatgtttttgtcactGCAGTCCCTGGTGCATAGTGCTTAATGTTACTCTGTTTTTCAAAAGTTGATCCCCACAACTCCTCTTCTGGCTATACCCCTGGGCTTCCCCGGGGTGGTGCCTCTGCCCAGGCTGAAGGGAAATGCCAGCAGTGGTTCCCACTTCTGAGGGTGCCTGGAGGTGTGGTGCTTAGTTCTCTAGGCTGCCGGCTGTTGGGAATGTCCTCTTGTAGAGATTTCGTCGCAGCTTGGTTTTAGGAGATAAGATGAGTCTTTGTAGAAGAAGTAGATTTTTCTTAACAGCATTTAGGGCTGTGTTTCTCAAGCTTTGCTATGCATAAGAATCATTTGGGGATCTTGCTTAAATGCAGATTCTTACcgggcaggtctggggtggggcatgAGATTGTGCATTTCTGAAGAGCTTCCAGGTGATGCCTGTCCTGCTGGTTCTTGgagcacactttgagaagcaaggATTTAGTTTCTGTCACACACCTCTGTCTAGAGCCCTGGTTCCCGATATTTTTAGATCAATGATCCTCTCAGGAGTCTGATAAAAGCTATGGGTCCTCATCCCAGAAAAGGCAACCTGTACATACACAAAGTTTTAGGGGATTAATCAGTCCTTGGTGAAGAATCCCCAACACAAACGTAACCTCCAGTTCAACCAGACCTCCCCCACACTCCCACCTGAATCCAGAGTCTCTGGGAAATTCCCTAGGGGTGTCAGCACTGGAACTCAGTTTCTCAGTGTGAAATCTTGGAGAGCTATGTTTTTCGTGGGGAGAGAGGGATGATGTGTGCCTCTGTATGCTTGTAATCTCATCCCTACTACATTCCAGTGCACTCATCTTCACCTCTCCCAAAATCATGACTGTAACTCCAGAAATCAGATTCACAGAGCTTGGGGACCTTACAGATCATTTTATCCAGAATCTTCAGTTTACAGATGTGGGCCCTGCAGCTAAGAGTGGCTTGTCTGAAGCCACCCAGCTGATGTCTTTTTAACTGAAAATGTTCTGTGGCTTTGAGTAAACACCTGCTCCCTAGTTTCCAGCACGGGAGAGACATGGTGATTCTGGGtcttggaaaatatttctcttcctatTCAAGAAAGGCCCAAGTTCTGTACTCCTCACTCCAGGATAGGATTAAACCTGTGTAAGTCCAGGGGAGAACCAAATCTGGCCAGGAAGAGGTGGAGCAGACGTAAAGCCTTCTCTGATTGATGCAGACACATCACGGGTCAGAAATGGAACTTTCCTCAAACTGGAGCTGCTGCTCAACTTCAAGAGTCATGAAATGTCCAGACTGGAAGGGACCTTCAGGGCCACTTTGTACAACCCTCCTACTTTACAGGTCCTAAGACATGCAGAAAACCAGAGGACCAGGACTAGAACCCATGTTCCCAATGACCATCCAATCTTCTTTGCCCTGCTTGACATGGATCAAGCCTGTGGGACTTTCCCTGGTACCACGTGGGTGGCCTGGGAGCCAGGCGACAACCTAGCCATTGCAGTAGCCGTGAGATGAGGTGGGGCCCCAGGGGCCCCAGTGTCAGGGAAACCCTCCAGCCTGCAGCTCTGCTGCTCACCCTGGCCTGGCTTCTGCAGGTCCTGCACGACCACATTGCCTACCGCTACGAGGTCCTGGAGATGATCGGGAAAGGGTCCTTTGGACAGGTGGCCAAGTGCTTGGATCACAAAAACAATGAGTTGGTGGCCCTGAAAATCATCAGGAACAAGAAGAGGTGTGGCTTGGTGGGTGGCATAGGCCATAGAGGAAGGACAGAATGACTCTGGCCCCTTCGGAATGCCAGCCCTTCCCAAATCCACCTCTCCCTCtgatcttcctcttcctcctcctctttctctccctaccTCTCTGATTCCATGAAGGGGCAAAGAGGAGGTGAGAATGTGGTGTTTTTAGTGCTTGCTGCCACCCTAGACAGTCTTGTTGGAGCATGGGGAGGGCCGAATGTTGTGGCATGACGTGACATGACACCATGTTTTGTCCCTGTATCCCCCTCCCGCCCCCGGCAACTCACCAATCTCCTCAGGTTTCACCACCAGGCCTTGGTGGAGCTGAAGATCCTGGAAGCTCTCAGAAGGAAGGACAAAGACAACGCCTACAACGTGGTGCACATGAAGGACTTCTTCTACTTCCGCAACCACCTCTGCATCACCTTCGAACTCCTGGGGTCAGCTGCTTTTTcttaactcatttttcttttaaaaagttgcttaAGTGGTAGAAGAGAACCTTTGAGGTCAGAACACTAGATTTTTTCTGGTTGTGAATATTTAATGACTAGAGTGGACACAACAGCCACCCAGTCATCTAGAAGGCCCAAGAGCAAGGAGGCTGGAACAAAAGTGGCCCATCTCCTGCCTCTTTTGGTGGCTCTGTCACCTGCCAGCGTACTGTGACACCGTACACACCATCATGCGCTGCTGGGTGCTGAGCCTGGTGACGTGACCAAAACAAGGCCTCTGCCCTCAAGAGCTAAACTGAAATATGGAGAAAAGACTCTCCTCTGCCACCAGGTTCCCCACTCATTGGCTTCCCAACCCTATGGTGCAGGGGTTGGAATCCAAAAAATGGGCAGCTGGCTGATCAGAGTGGGGAGAGAGCTTTGATTTTGAGCAGATAAGGACAAGAGCAGACATATTTGGCACGAGAGCAGAACCTGACTTAAATAGATTGGCATCAGCTGGCTAAAGATGGGAGCTGAAAAGGCAGGTTAATCGGAAGCGCATgctaatttgattatttttctctctgagatCATCTGATACAATTTAAACAAAACTAGAAACCCAGAATGCATTTAGCAAAGGGGATAATCAGAGCGAACTCTCAGAGGTCCGGTGTTATTGGAGTCAGCAAGCTGGTAGCTTAGCGCTCCCATGACACCAGCGCTGATGGGGAGATTCTAGGAACCTGCTGAACTTGGCTCAGAAGGAAAGTTGACACTCTCACCATCATCACTGGTGATTGCAAAATGTGTTCTACCCCGCAATGTGCAGAGGCAAACCGTCTTCTCTGCAGCAAAGCAGACAACCCAGGCTGCGCTTTCTCGGCCATGAGTCACAGTGCACAGTTAGGATGTCATTGTCCTTAAAAGAGCTCTGGGAGGTCAAGAGGGGCAGGGGTGTGGAGGGACAAGCAAAGCCCAGAGAGGTGGGGAGTTGCCCATGGACACGAGTTGGGATGGAGCCAGAGTCAAGTGTCACATCTATCCCCATTTTGTACCCCTCAAGAATGAATGGCTTTCCAAACACTGCCAGAGTTAGATGACCTTAGAAATGGGAGGTTAGGAGAAACCAGCAAGGAGTTGATGCAGAGTCACTTCTGGGTCAtgctctctcccctctctccccatctctcagTTTGTGCCGAGGTCACAACTGGCAGCtcacaaataaatgtttctttttgaaatgctTTGTATTAATTTCCAACATTTGTAAATCAGTGGATTTCATATAATATGGCAGGCTTCTCTATAATATTTTAGGCTTCTGCCACCATGGAGAATTTAGGGTTATCTGGCAATAGTCCGAAGGGACCAAGCAGCCACCTCGCTTGGGTGGAGGAGAGACTGTCTGTCTCGCTCAGCCCCGCGTGCCCACACTCTTGCTCCCTTAGTTCTCAGGAGCCTGGAGGCCTTAGACAGCCTCACTAGGCAGGAGTGGCTGCTAGAGTGACTAGCGGCCTTCCTGGGTCCCTCCCAAGGGCCTGAAGAACTATGAATATTGTGGAGGGTTGGTCCAACCTCTTAACCCACACGTGTAACAAAGTGCTTCAGTGGCCTTGTCACATAAGAAATGAGGGGATATCCAAGAGGCCAGCACAGTTGAACTTCAACCTGGGCCCACCGTAACTGAGTGGGGAAGCCGGATTTGTAGGATGTGAAAGCCCCGCCTCCTGGCCTGAGGCTTGTCTACTAGGAGAGGGAAACCACACGGCACAGGATTGTTTGCAGATTGAAAGTCAGCATGAAACTTTTTGCAACCATACACatcacttttttccctctctttcccagAATCAACTTGTATGAGTTGATGAAGAATAACAGCTTTCAAGGCTTCAGTCTTTCCATAGTTCGGCGTTTCACCCTCTCTGTTTTGAAGTGCTTGCAAATGCTTTATGTAGAGAAAATCATTCACTGTGATCTCAAGCCCGTGAGTACAACCTCAGTCCTGTCACACTGGCAGGTTCCCACCTGTGGAAATTCTTTGTCCTGTTGCATTCATTTCCTAGAGGTAGCTGGGGCAGCCAGCGCTTGCAGGGTGGAAGCCCCGCGGTGCTGTTTATAGGTTGTGTGAGCCCAATGAGATGCAGAAAGACAGAACGAAGCCATGAATGTTGGGGAAATGAAGAGAGATCTGGCGTGACTGAGCCAGACAGGAGCAGGAAGGTCCGAGGGCTTTTCTAGGGAGGGCTTGGCGGGGGAAGGGTGATGTCTTGAGCATCAAGAGGTACAGGAAGAAGTCCTGGGATTCTGGGTTTACCCTTTTTGCCCTTTCTCAGTGGGAAAATCAGCGGTCACCTGTAGCCCTTAGGAGCTCTACCCAGAGACCCTGAGTTCTCCCTCGTGCGCTCTGCAGTGATGTGTGCCAGGCAGACAGATGGGCTGCCCGACTCTGCTGAAGCCTCACTGTGTCCACTCTACTCTGAGTTGGTCCTAGGGTACTGCGAACCTCAGACCACTTTACCCCACATGAATGGGAGCTTCCTACGTGTCCTGCTGGTATTCCATCTAAGCTCTGTTACTGCACTGATGGCTTGTGTAGGAATTGATCTTTTATCCATATGCTGCACAGGACTGCAAGCTCTCCCAAGGTCAGGCACCATGTATTTCCCTGTTTTGTCCCCAGGACCTGACATGGTGCCTGGTAATAGTAATGGTAGGCTATAAGTAAACGCTTGTTAAATGACTTAATGATTGCAATTGTGAGGAAGTCATACAGAGAGATAGCTAGGGGCAAAGTATAAGAAGCTGGTTCCAAAAGCAACCTGACCCTCAGAGTTATGTAAATATCCCTGAACTGTTCCTCACTTCAGTCTCCCTGTCCCCAAAAAtggctaaaaaatttttttctgaagactGTAACTCATTGGATGAATTGCAGATTTATAATTAAAGATTGTCAAGCTAGAGATGTTGTCTCAAAGCAGACTGGTAGGACCTCATGAGGATGGTGgtgcattcatttattctctaCATTCAAGTTCCTAACCCTCAGCTTTGCAGCTCTTATGGGTCATAGCAGCCATGGTCTTTGGGCTTAGGGGACTGGCTCTTACCAAGGAAATTCACAAGACACCTGATAGTCAAAGTATCAGGTAACAAGTTTCCTCCAAGAAATAGTAATAGATCAAGTAGCCTGGAATATGTGCACCCCTGGAGGGAGGTGTGCACACAGCCAGGAGAATGTTTTGTGAGTGTGGAGTCAAGAATCAGGGAATTACTCTCATGCACTTAATGGTTAGTATCAATGAGCTATGGTTACCTATTGCAGCCATTCCTTCTATCGTGCCATTTCTGCCAGTAAAACGGGATGGCCAGCCCTTCTAGTTAAGGAGCCTTTCCATTGCACTAGAGACACACTGAAGATTCTTGCTCTTTTAAGGCTGTTCCTGATTATCCTCCTCCAGTTAAGACAGCATTCTTAGAAAAGGGACTATGGGCTAAATTTGCACTTTCTTACTTTGTGGTGCCAGGGGCTTCAGACCAGGCCTGCTATGCCGTATCTACCGTGTCAGGGTACTCAGTAAGCAATCACGTAATTACTTTATCTGATACAGAGATCCGGGAAAACATGATTGGGACTTGAATCTTCAGCCTTAGCTAGGGCACTCTCATGCTAAGAGGAGAGCCCAGAAGCTCTGTCTTCTTATCGCTGACTCTATTGAAATACCTGGTTCACATTTTCCCCGCAGTCAGCATAAGAATCACAAACCCCAATCAAATCATTGTCTTTGAAAGTTTTTTCTGGTCTGCGGTCATAGCGTTATGTTAGTGGGGGCATTTAATGGAAATGTCAAACAGATACAGTCAATGACATTTCTAAGGCCTTATGCAAGCAAGGCCTAGAACCAGGTGCCAAAGAGGATAAAAAGAAACTTGTAATCTTCAAGAGTTATACAATCAATATGGGGAAAGAGACAAAACACATTCAAAAGAAACTCTGCAAAGCAGTGAAAACTGGGTCCAAATAAAAGATGCAGACCACAAATGGGAAGtacaggaaggggaggggagtgagATTTTGGGGAAGATGTGGAAGGAGGCCTTTGCAGGTGGACGTGTTTGAATTAGGCCCTGAAGGATGGGGAGCATTTAGGTAAGCTGCAAGCCTGAGGCAGCACTATTACAGCTTGAtgtatgtcttttcttctctctagGAAAATATAGTGATACACCAAAAGGGCCAAGTCTCTGTTAAAGTCATTGACTTTGGATCAAGTTGTTATGAACACCAGAAAGGTAGGCCCCTGCCAGTTCTTTGTCTGAGTTTCCTGTTGCATTTCTCTTCCTTCACACATGAGGTCACTTGGGTTCTAGCCTGGGCTCAAGCCAGCACAATTGCCAGTGTGATTTTGAACAAGgtgcttcacttctctgagcctaagtttcctcatctataaaatgaaaaagttggGTTCAAATACCATAAGGGCCCTTTGAAGCTCTCTTACTCTGTAGACATTGAATTACCCAAGATCACTGGGTCCCAGAACTAACTagatgtgcatcagaatcactttgGGGCTCTGAAAAATGGTAGTTTCCAAGGCCTCACCCCAAATGTACTGAGTCCAAATTTCTGGGGAGCAGCTAGGAGTCTGCACTTTGGAAAACGGAGCCATTCTAAAGTTTGGAATTCACTGCCTTAGATGCCTACGTTTTATACTTGTTTTCAAGCTAGAGTCCATAAAGTAGCTCTGGAGTACACTTTGCACAGCCTGTACTGAACCTGATTTGATAGTCTGTTCCTTTGGCTTCTGTCAGGTGTGACACAGAGAACATGTACCAGTCATGTGCCAGCTGCTCTCCTGGGTACCAGGAACAAAACAACATTTCCTGTCCTCCGTTGCTTAAGTCTAATgcaagaggcagaaagagaaaaagataatgcaagctgggcgtgatggtgcatgcctgtagtttggcctgggtgacaaagcaagaccctgcctctaaaacatttaaaaaaaaaataatacgtAATACAATGGATGCAATGATTGGAGATATACACAGGCTATGTTCAGGGAACACAAAAGAGGGACTTCGGGAGCAGCCTTTATGGTGGCAGGGAGTGTCAGAAGAAGCCTCCTGAGGCTGAGGAAAAGACTACCAGGTGGATGTTTCCAAATACTCTGCAGAACCACTTCTGAGAACAGATGTCCTTTATATCTTCTATGTATGAATCCTATAAAAAGTTCCAGCTAGAAAACAATGCTTCCCGCAGAGATTCTGTGTGTTTATGCTTCTAAGATATTGAAAGCAAGGTAGCCTGTTAGTTACCATTTATCTTGGCTACCAGAATGCTCAGAACTGAATTTGCAATGATTTTATCCTTGTTTTTtgacagttattaatatttcccctTTTATATGCTTGCTGACTTCcctgttatcttcattttaactgTGAGGCAGTGTGGAGTGTGGACACTAGAATTGGACTGCCTGgtttcaaatcctagctctgtcacttatagctgagtgaccttgacaatttatttaaccactgcatatgccttagtttcctcatatttAAAGTGAAGGCAATGATACTACTTGCTGCATAGGACTGTTGTAAGGGTTGCAAGAGCTCATCTGTATGAAGCACTTGGAAGGGCGCCTGGCACGTGTTAAGCACTAAATTCATGTTAGACCCTGTGTTTTGTAAAGTACCTCAAATCCATTTGGGAAGCAGATAAAgtacaaaagttatttttattacatctttattttgttttaaatcacagAATTATTGTGTCCTTAAAATAACCAATTTAAACAACAGAGAAGTGAGTACAGAGTCTGTTCCTCAGGTAACCGACCAATACAGTTATGTAGAAATAAGTATAATGTCCCATTTCTTCAACttctttctcatctataaattctAGTTTCCCTACAATGCTGTCTTCCATTCATCCTCATCTGCTGAGATTTTGTTGAGCTTTTCTTTCTGTACTTCATGTTACATAATAAATGCacgttttattttatattttattttatttttgagacagagtcttgctctgtcaccttggctagagtgcagtggtgtcatcagagctcacagcaacctcaaactcctgggttcaagcaattctcctgccccagcctccggAGTAGgtggaactataggcacacaccaccatgcctgctaatttttcaattttttgtagagacagggtctcgctcttgttcatgctggtctcaaactcctatcttggcctcccggtgtgctgggattacaggtatgagccaccatgcctggcctgaatatacatttttgatttttgaattttgtgtGCTTCCTTTCTAATTCCGATATGCTTCCTCCCTTGTCAAATCTCAATACTCTCAAATGTCTGCGCCAAATTAATCTGATAGTTTGAAAACTTAGTCTGatgttttgttcctttgttttaaatttggcTGACTTAAATTCACTTCCCTAGAACAATACCTGGTTTGGAATTCCTTATCAATAAAGTGGCACAATAACACCTCCATTACAATCAGCTTGCTGTGAGGATTTGTAACGATAGGTAATGCAACTCAGAAGTGCTGGCCAGGGGCACTTCCCTGTCCTTGTAAAGCCCATAGCATTAGGGGTGGGGGCCATCTAAATTATTGGCCACCATGAACTGCAGAGCTCCCCTGGAGAAGAGTGTTCTGCAGAGGAGGAAGTTTTCCCATGTGAGTGTCTCTCTCTTTGCCCCACAGTATACACTTACATCCAAAGCCGGTTCTACCGATCCCCAGAGGTGATCCTGGGCCACCCCTACAACATGGCGATTGACATGTGGAGCCTGGGCTGCATCATGGCGGAGCTGTACACGGGCTCCCCTCTGTTTCCTGGGGAGAACGAGGTGGAGCAGCTGGCCTGCATCAtggaggtgaggggaggggcTGTTAAAATAAGCTTCAtgtgtaaaaacattttttctgatGAGTTATCATTAAAATATAACTAGTGCACACATTTTgataattatcaaaaataaaatgtgaagtttTATGGGGCGTACAGCTCTTAGAAA is a window from the Eulemur rufifrons isolate Redbay chromosome 16, OSU_ERuf_1, whole genome shotgun sequence genome containing:
- the DYRK4 gene encoding dual specificity tyrosine-phosphorylation-regulated kinase 4 isoform X1: MPSSELKVSEMPLHSSIKVRHPKSEEKPRRRHKVPLTAAEALKCFKKQLSAYEQSEILGYAEVWFLGLEAQKLNVAAEKFNKTCFDDEHGSYMKVLHDHIAYRYEVLEMIGKGSFGQVAKCLDHKNNELVALKIIRNKKRFHHQALVELKILEALRRKDKDNAYNVVHMKDFFYFRNHLCITFELLGINLYELMKNNSFQGFSLSIVRRFTLSVLKCLQMLYVEKIIHCDLKPENIVIHQKGQVSVKVIDFGSSCYEHQKVYTYIQSRFYRSPEVILGHPYNMAIDMWSLGCIMAELYTGSPLFPGENEVEQLACIMEVLGLPPAGFIQTASRRQTFFDSKGFPKNITNNRGKKRYPDSKDLMMVLKTYDTSFLDFVRRCLVWEPSLRMTPDQALKHAWIHEPRNLKPHPRPQTLRKSSFCYPSETRKDKVRESHHSSKKADELTKDTTDRIKDGTTEHVQNSGDQQGSVQLPHLAEAPGKAQTVGLEVSITSTEQSKNSSPKNTNILPPIV
- the DYRK4 gene encoding dual specificity tyrosine-phosphorylation-regulated kinase 4 isoform X2 — protein: MPSSELKVSEMPLHSSIKVRHPKSEEKPRRRHKVPLTAAEALKCFKKQLSAYEQSEILGYAEVWFLGLEAQKLNVAAEKFNKTCFDDEHGSYMKVLHDHIAYRYEVLEMIGKGSFGQVAKCLDHKNNELVALKIIRNKKRFHHQALVELKILEALRRKDKDNAYNVVHMKDFFYFRNHLCITFELLGINLYELMKNNSFQGFSLSIVRRFTLSVLKCLQMLYVEKIIHCDLKPENIVIHQKGQVSVKVIDFGSSCYEHQKVYTYIQSRFYRSPEVILGHPYNMAIDMWSLGCIMAELYTGSPLFPGENEVEQLACIMEVLGLPPAGFIQTASRRQTFFDSKGFPKNITNNRGKKRYPDSKDLMMVLKTYDTSFLDFVRRCLVWEPSLRMTPDQALKHAWIHEPRNLKPHPRPQTLRKSSFCYPSETRKDKVRESHHSSKKDELTKDTTDRIKDGTTEHVQNSGDQQGSVQLPHLAEAPGKAQTVGLEVSITSTEQSKNSSPKNTNILPPIV